The following nucleotide sequence is from Methanobacteriaceae archaeon.
GCAGTCACTTCACTCATCGGACCTTCAGGTTGTGGTAAATCAACATTTATCCGAACTTTAAACCGTATGAATGACTTGATAAGCACTTTTAAAATGGATGGAACAGTGCTATTAGATGGGGAAGACATATATAACCCCAAAGTTGATGTGGTGGATTTGAGGAAAAGAGTAGGTATGGTGTTCCAGAAACCCAACCCCTTCCCCAAATCCATATTTGACAATGTGGCTTATGGCCTGCGAGTTCATGGGATCAATGACAACGATGTGCTATCCCAAAAGGTTGAAGAAAGCCTTAAAGAGGCTGCTTTATGGGATGAGGTTAAAAACATCCTGGACAAATCTGCCATGGGACTCTCTGGAGGTCAGCAGCAACGACTCTGCATAGCCCGCACCATGGCCGTGGAACCAGAAGTTATTTTAATGGATGAACCATGTTCTGCTTTGGATCCCATATCTACCACCAAAATCGAGGATCTTATACATAAGTTGAAAAATGATTTCACCATTATCATTGTAACCCACAACATGCAACAAGCTACCCGTGTGTCCAAACACACTGCTTTCTTCCTTCACGGGGAGATCGTGGAAAGTGGGCTCACTGAAAAGATATTCATTGAACCAGAAGATAAAAGAACGGAAGATTACATTACAGGTAGGTTTGGATGAGTTGAAAAAACAATCTAACTCAGTTTAGAAAAGATTGAGGTTGTG
It contains:
- a CDS encoding phosphate ABC transporter ATP-binding protein, giving the protein MDYRIEVENLNVYFDELHILKDVSLKIPKNAVTSLIGPSGCGKSTFIRTLNRMNDLISTFKMDGTVLLDGEDIYNPKVDVVDLRKRVGMVFQKPNPFPKSIFDNVAYGLRVHGINDNDVLSQKVEESLKEAALWDEVKNILDKSAMGLSGGQQQRLCIARTMAVEPEVILMDEPCSALDPISTTKIEDLIHKLKNDFTIIIVTHNMQQATRVSKHTAFFLHGEIVESGLTEKIFIEPEDKRTEDYITGRFG